Proteins from one Xenorhabdus griffiniae genomic window:
- the rpmF gene encoding 50S ribosomal protein L32, producing the protein MAVQQNKPTRSKRGMRRSHDALTATLVSVDKTSGETHLRHHVTADGYYRGRKVINK; encoded by the coding sequence ATGGCCGTACAACAGAATAAACCAACTCGTTCTAAGCGTGGTATGCGTCGTTCTCATGACGCACTGACTGCAACACTTGTCTCTGTAGACAAAACTTCTGGTGAAACTCACCTGCGTCATCACGTGACTGCTGATGGCTACTACCGTGGCCGCAAGGTAATCAACAAGTAA
- the rluC gene encoding 23S rRNA pseudouridine(955/2504/2580) synthase RluC, with the protein MKTDNQIVQFVTVDDEYAGQRIDNFLLARLKGVPKSLIYRILRKGEVRVNKGRIKPEYKLIAGDVIRIPPIRVAEKQETPVSVKLDKVAALAECILYEDDHILVINKPSGTAVHGGSGLSFGVIEGLRALRPEARFLELVHRLDRDTSGILLIAKKRSALRALHEQLRLKQMQKDYLALVRGQWQSHCKVVEAPLLKNILQSGERVVKVSREGKPSETRFKVEERYAFATLVRASPVTGRTHQIRVHTLHAGHPIAFDDRYGDRTFDAQLAETGLNRLFLHASSLKFTHPSTGETLRFEAPMDDRLRKCLRILRHNNH; encoded by the coding sequence ATGAAAACAGATAATCAAATTGTACAGTTTGTCACAGTTGATGACGAATATGCCGGTCAGCGAATTGATAACTTTTTGCTGGCCCGTTTAAAAGGTGTACCTAAGAGCCTGATCTATCGGATCTTGCGTAAAGGTGAAGTGCGAGTCAACAAAGGAAGAATCAAGCCTGAATATAAATTGATAGCAGGTGATGTCATCAGAATCCCACCGATTAGAGTTGCAGAAAAACAAGAAACGCCTGTATCTGTTAAGTTGGATAAGGTTGCTGCTTTGGCGGAATGTATCTTGTATGAAGATGACCATATTTTAGTCATCAACAAACCCTCAGGAACCGCAGTGCATGGGGGCAGTGGTCTGAGTTTTGGTGTGATAGAAGGGTTACGAGCTTTACGTCCTGAAGCCCGTTTTCTTGAACTGGTGCATCGGCTTGACCGCGATACATCCGGTATTTTGTTGATTGCGAAAAAACGTTCTGCATTGCGGGCCTTGCACGAGCAATTACGCCTGAAACAGATGCAAAAAGACTACTTGGCACTAGTGCGTGGACAATGGCAATCCCATTGTAAAGTCGTAGAAGCACCTTTGTTAAAAAATATCCTGCAAAGTGGGGAAAGGGTGGTTAAAGTCAGTAGAGAAGGCAAACCGTCTGAAACACGTTTTAAAGTTGAAGAACGGTATGCGTTTGCGACATTGGTGCGAGCAAGCCCAGTGACAGGGCGGACTCATCAGATCCGAGTGCACACTTTACACGCTGGCCATCCCATTGCGTTTGATGATCGCTATGGTGACAGAACATTTGATGCTCAGCTGGCAGAAACAGGACTTAACCGCTTGTTCTTACATGCCAGCTCATTAAAGTTTACCCATCCATCCACGGGAGAAACGTTGCGTTTCGAAGCCCCAATGGATGATAGGTTGCGGAAATGTTTAAGAATATTGCGGCATAATAATCATTAA
- the yceD gene encoding 23S rRNA accumulation protein YceD, whose amino-acid sequence MQKVKLPLTIDVLRAAQKRLDYYGSYSAGQVSRLAEIVVSVDGDVDSSLSFEIDKQRLAVVKGHSEVDVTLACQRCGSNFSHHVHTTYCFSPVVNDEQAEALPEEYEPINVNEFGEIDLLAMIEDEIILSLPVVPVHDSEHCEVSDADMVFGTLPPEAEKPNPFAVLASLKKST is encoded by the coding sequence ATGCAAAAGGTAAAATTACCCCTGACCATCGATGTACTTCGAGCGGCCCAGAAAAGATTGGATTACTATGGTAGTTATTCTGCTGGGCAAGTTTCTCGTCTTGCAGAAATTGTGGTCAGTGTGGATGGTGATGTAGATAGCTCATTATCATTTGAAATTGATAAGCAGCGTCTGGCAGTCGTAAAAGGGCATTCCGAAGTGGATGTTACGCTTGCCTGTCAGCGCTGTGGCAGTAATTTCAGTCATCATGTTCACACAACGTATTGTTTTAGCCCGGTCGTCAATGATGAGCAGGCTGAGGCATTACCGGAAGAGTATGAGCCAATAAACGTTAACGAATTTGGCGAAATAGATTTGCTGGCAATGATTGAAGATGAAATAATTCTATCTCTGCCGGTAGTTCCGGTACATGATTCTGAACACTGTGAAGTGTCCGACGCGGACATGGTGTTTGGTACGCTGCCTCCTGAAGCAGAAAAACCAAACCCGTTTGCCGTATTAGCCAGTTTAAAGAAAAGTACTTAA
- a CDS encoding Maf family protein, producing MLPIVLSSTSEYRRLLLEKLGLPFTCASPNIDESPLENESPKQLVMRLSQAKARTLQQEYSGHLIIASDQVCVLDDEVTGKPHNFENAFLQLKKASGKCVTFYTGITLFNSKTEVVDTRYELFHVYFRDLTETEIIYYLNKEKPFNCAGSFKSEGLGITLFEKLDGKDPNTLIGLPLITLTEMLIRQGINPLTVCP from the coding sequence ATGCTTCCGATTGTTTTATCGTCAACTTCCGAATATCGCCGCCTATTGCTAGAAAAGCTGGGATTACCTTTTACCTGTGCTTCTCCCAATATTGATGAAAGCCCGCTGGAAAACGAAAGTCCAAAACAATTGGTAATGCGGCTGTCACAGGCAAAAGCTCGCACTTTACAGCAGGAGTATTCTGGTCATCTCATTATAGCGTCAGATCAAGTTTGTGTTTTGGATGACGAAGTCACCGGCAAACCCCATAATTTTGAGAATGCTTTCTTACAATTGAAAAAAGCCAGTGGAAAATGTGTCACTTTTTATACTGGCATTACCTTATTCAATAGCAAAACAGAAGTGGTTGATACTCGTTATGAGTTATTCCATGTTTATTTCAGGGACCTGACAGAAACAGAAATTATTTATTATCTAAACAAAGAAAAACCCTTCAATTGTGCTGGTAGTTTTAAAAGCGAAGGCTTAGGAATTACATTATTCGAAAAGCTTGACGGCAAAGATCCAAACACACTGATCGGTTTACCATTAATAACGTTGACAGAAATGCTGATCCGTCAGGGGATAAACCCACTGACGGTATGCCCTTAA